From Deferrisoma camini S3R1, the proteins below share one genomic window:
- a CDS encoding type II toxin-antitoxin system prevent-host-death family antitoxin → MEIRVSLREANQRFSRYVRAAEQGNVVVITRRGQPVARLVAEPQTHSLSPEQMEARLRTRARMRRGYPLGGVRIDRTDLHERGAG, encoded by the coding sequence ATGGAGATCCGCGTGAGCCTGAGGGAGGCAAATCAGCGTTTCTCACGCTACGTGAGAGCCGCGGAACAGGGGAACGTGGTCGTGATCACCCGCAGGGGCCAACCGGTGGCACGGCTCGTGGCCGAACCCCAAACGCACTCGCTCTCCCCCGAGCAGATGGAGGCCCGCCTCCGTACGAGGGCCCGGATGCGGAGAGGATACCCCCTCGGCGGAGTGCGAATCGACCGGACGGACCTCCATGAACGCGGAGCGGGTTAG
- a CDS encoding PIN domain-containing protein — MNAERVSLDTNLLIYAVDRDAGERHELAAELVDRAVEWDCVLPLQVLCEFFAAVTRKGKMPVEDAAAQVRDWQILFPVIPSEPADLSRALDAVVRHTLSFWDALLWATARRAGVAVLYTEDFQHGRELGGVRFANPFAASQ, encoded by the coding sequence ATGAACGCGGAGCGGGTTAGCCTCGACACCAACCTCTTGATCTACGCGGTCGACCGGGATGCCGGGGAGAGGCACGAACTCGCCGCCGAACTGGTGGACCGGGCGGTGGAGTGGGACTGTGTGCTCCCGCTACAGGTGCTGTGCGAGTTCTTCGCGGCCGTGACCCGCAAGGGGAAGATGCCCGTGGAGGACGCCGCGGCCCAGGTGCGGGACTGGCAGATCCTGTTTCCCGTGATCCCGAGCGAGCCCGCCGACCTCTCCCGGGCCCTGGACGCGGTGGTCCGACACACCCTCTCGTTCTGGGACGCCCTCCTGTGGGCCACCGCACGCCGGGCCGGCGTGGCCGTGCTCTACACCGAGGACTTCCAGCACGGCCGCGAACTCGGCGGTGTGCGCTTCGCGAACCCGTTCGCCGCTTCCCAGTAA
- the secB gene encoding protein-export chaperone SecB gives MAEASQAPLLRLVRMYVKDLSFENPGAPQVFREKVSPQADLNLQLRNRKIDGDHWEVAIELHATVRSGDKVVFIVEVEHAGLFLVRNVPEKHMGTVLAVDCPTQLFPFTRQIVSQVVVDGGFPPFLLDPVNFLALYRSSQKPEKEPEH, from the coding sequence ATGGCCGAGGCATCGCAGGCCCCCCTGTTGCGGCTGGTGCGCATGTACGTGAAGGACCTGTCGTTCGAGAACCCGGGCGCCCCCCAGGTGTTCCGGGAAAAGGTCTCGCCCCAGGCGGACCTGAATCTTCAACTGCGGAACCGGAAGATCGATGGGGATCACTGGGAGGTGGCGATCGAGCTCCACGCCACGGTGCGCTCGGGGGACAAGGTGGTGTTCATCGTTGAGGTGGAGCACGCGGGGCTGTTCCTGGTGAGGAACGTGCCCGAGAAGCACATGGGAACCGTGCTGGCGGTGGACTGCCCCACCCAGCTGTTCCCGTTCACCCGCCAGATCGTGAGCCAGGTGGTGGTGGACGGGGGGTTCCCGCCGTTCCTGCTGGACCCGGTGAACTTTCTGGCCCTCTACCGGAGCTCCCAGAAGCCCGAGAAGGAGCCGGAGCACTGA
- the crcB gene encoding fluoride efflux transporter CrcB has translation MPSLVYVALGAVFGASGRYLVAGWVSRAASGVFPWGTLCVNLIGCFVIGAAWGLAERSLWPPAFRTFFFVGLLGSFTTFSSFGLETLHLLRDGELGLAAGYVLGSNLLGFLLVWLGLSLT, from the coding sequence ATGCCCAGTCTCGTCTACGTGGCCCTGGGGGCCGTTTTCGGCGCTTCGGGCCGGTACCTGGTGGCCGGCTGGGTCTCCCGCGCCGCATCCGGCGTGTTCCCTTGGGGCACCCTGTGCGTGAACCTGATCGGATGCTTCGTGATCGGGGCCGCGTGGGGGCTCGCCGAGCGGTCGCTGTGGCCGCCGGCGTTCCGGACCTTCTTCTTCGTGGGGCTCCTGGGTTCGTTCACCACCTTCAGCTCGTTCGGGCTGGAGACCCTGCACCTGCTGCGGGACGGGGAGCTCGGCCTGGCCGCGGGATACGTGCTGGGGTCGAACCTGCTGGGGTTCCTGCTGGTGTGGCTCGGCCTTTCCCTGACGTGA
- a CDS encoding DUF190 domain-containing protein: MTLPEDGMLLRIFIGEADKHHGRPLYEAIVLKARELGLAGATVLRGVMGFGAHSRLHTTKVLRLSEDLPIVVELVDTEENLQRLLPWLDEVVEEGMVTLEKARVLRYRHGAK, translated from the coding sequence ATGACCCTTCCCGAAGACGGCATGCTGCTGCGCATCTTCATCGGCGAAGCCGACAAGCACCACGGCCGCCCCCTGTACGAGGCCATCGTGCTGAAGGCCCGGGAGCTGGGCTTGGCGGGCGCCACGGTCCTTCGGGGCGTCATGGGGTTCGGGGCCCACAGCCGGCTCCACACGACCAAGGTCCTGCGCCTGAGCGAGGACCTGCCCATCGTGGTGGAGCTGGTGGACACCGAGGAGAACCTCCAGCGGCTCCTGCCCTGGCTCGACGAGGTGGTGGAGGAGGGCATGGTCACCCTGGAGAAGGCGAGGGTGCTCCGGTACCGGCATGGTGCGAAGTAG
- the modA gene encoding molybdate ABC transporter substrate-binding protein, with protein sequence MVRSSILLLLWILALAAPAGASEIEVFAGSASKPAAEEVARRFEQRTGTAVRIHFGGSGTVLAQMDLARRGDVYLPGSSDFMEKAKRKGLVDPSTEVRVVYLLPAINVARGNPKGIRSLADLARPGIRVGIARPDAVCVGLYAVEVMERQGLADRIRPHIVNYAESCTKTAQMLALGLVDAVLGWDVFDDWNPERIETILYPPDEVPRIGYIPAAVSVFTGNRGAALAFLEFLTGPEGREIFRRHGYLTSLDEARRFARADTPVGGEFPLPARWR encoded by the coding sequence ATGGTGCGAAGTAGCATTCTACTCCTGCTCTGGATCCTTGCCCTGGCAGCCCCTGCGGGCGCCTCGGAGATCGAGGTGTTCGCCGGCTCGGCCTCGAAACCGGCCGCCGAAGAGGTGGCCCGGCGGTTCGAGCAGCGTACCGGCACCGCGGTGCGGATCCACTTCGGGGGCTCGGGCACGGTGCTCGCCCAGATGGATCTGGCCCGGCGGGGCGACGTGTACCTCCCCGGCTCGTCGGACTTCATGGAGAAGGCCAAACGCAAGGGGCTGGTGGACCCGTCCACCGAGGTGCGGGTGGTGTACCTGCTGCCCGCCATCAACGTGGCCCGGGGCAACCCCAAGGGGATCCGGTCGCTCGCGGACCTGGCCCGGCCCGGCATCCGGGTGGGCATCGCCCGGCCCGACGCGGTGTGCGTTGGCCTGTACGCCGTGGAGGTCATGGAGCGGCAGGGGCTGGCGGACCGGATCCGTCCTCACATCGTCAACTACGCCGAGTCCTGCACCAAGACGGCCCAGATGCTCGCCTTGGGGCTCGTGGATGCGGTGCTCGGCTGGGACGTGTTCGACGACTGGAACCCCGAGCGGATCGAGACGATCCTGTACCCCCCCGACGAGGTTCCCCGCATCGGCTACATCCCTGCCGCGGTCTCGGTGTTCACCGGAAACCGAGGGGCGGCCCTGGCGTTCCTGGAGTTCCTCACCGGACCCGAAGGCCGGGAGATCTTCCGGCGCCACGGGTACCTGACCTCGCTGGACGAGGCCCGGCGGTTCGCCCGTGCCGACACCCCGGTGGGAGGGGAGTTCCCCCTGCCCGCGCGGTGGAGGTGA
- a CDS encoding ABC transporter permease codes for MTDRVFWFLTGAALALASGAVASILWSQAGYAGLGAPLAALGRPGIRQAVTLSLGTATLSALIALAVAVPTAYLLARRPFPGSAVLDLLLDLPVVLSPVALGVSLLLFFRGGLGQWVETHLVRFVFEVPGIVLAQTTVATALAVRVLKASFQGVDERYEHVARFLGCTAWGAFRRVTLPLARKGVLAAFILAWARSVGEFGATVTLAGAVPGKTETVPVAIYLRLAEADITGAVGLILLLSILSLGVLVGLRALGGWR; via the coding sequence GTGACCGACCGGGTTTTCTGGTTTCTCACCGGGGCCGCCCTGGCCCTGGCCTCGGGGGCCGTGGCCTCCATCCTCTGGTCCCAGGCCGGCTACGCGGGGCTGGGGGCCCCCCTGGCCGCCCTCGGCAGGCCCGGGATCCGGCAGGCCGTGACCCTGAGCCTCGGCACGGCCACCCTCTCGGCGCTCATCGCCCTGGCCGTGGCCGTGCCCACCGCCTACCTCCTGGCCCGCCGGCCGTTTCCCGGGTCGGCCGTGCTCGATCTGCTGCTGGACCTGCCCGTGGTCCTGTCGCCCGTGGCCCTGGGGGTCTCCCTCCTGCTGTTCTTCCGAGGCGGCCTGGGCCAGTGGGTCGAGACCCACCTGGTGCGGTTCGTGTTCGAGGTGCCCGGGATCGTGCTGGCCCAGACCACCGTGGCCACGGCCCTGGCGGTGCGGGTGCTCAAGGCCAGCTTCCAGGGTGTGGACGAGCGCTACGAGCACGTGGCCCGGTTCCTGGGGTGCACGGCCTGGGGTGCGTTCCGGCGGGTGACCCTGCCCCTGGCCCGAAAGGGCGTCTTGGCCGCCTTCATCCTGGCCTGGGCCCGGTCGGTGGGCGAGTTCGGGGCCACCGTGACCCTGGCCGGCGCCGTGCCCGGGAAAACCGAGACCGTGCCCGTGGCCATCTACCTGCGTCTGGCCGAGGCCGACATCACCGGCGCCGTGGGGCTGATCCTGCTCCT